In Malassezia restricta chromosome VII, complete sequence, the sequence TGTCCATGAACTGCACGTAGGTGGAAAGATGGTAGTATGAGACAAATGAGCTGCCACTGTTTTTAGCAATCATTTATTGGCAATGCCCTCAAACTTCTAGGGATTCATGGTAGGATGGCCGAGTGGTCTAAGGCGGTAGATTCAAGTATTATTGAATTCTTCGATGGTAACATCGGGTTCCCTACTTATCCTGGGTTCGAATCCCAGTTCTACCAGATTTTTAATCTGTGCCCATGTGGAAATTTTTATTGGATTTTGATAATGATCGTGACCACATGTGTCGCCACGTGTGGTGAGGCAAGATACACCTTGGGCGAGTTTGTTCGTTTTCCTGCTTGCTTCTCACGCCATCATGCCTGATCAAAGCCGACACGTCGTTATCGTGGGTGGTGGTATTATTGGCGCTAGTATCGCCTACTTCATGAGCAGGCGTTCAGACTGCCCGAAGGTGACTTTGCTGGAATCGAGCAAGACACTGGCACCTGGAGCGTCAGGCAAAGCAGGCGGCTTTTTGGCACTCGACTGGCATGGCACTTCCACGGCAAGTCTGGCTGCATTGAGTTTTGAGCTGCACCGTGAGCTGGCCGAAAAAGAGAACGGTGCCGAACGCTGGGGTTACCGTTTTGTCGAAACGCACCAACTGAGTTTGGATACATCTCGCAAGGCACGTCATCGTCCCAAGATTGACTGGCTCAACCCAGATGTATTCATTTCGACTAGCCTTATAGGTGGTGGTGGGTCAACGGCGCAGGTCACACCCGGTCCTTTGACGGAGTTTTTGTGTGAACGTGCGCAAGAAGCGGGTGTGCAGATTCATTTGCAGACCAAGGCAACGGGCCTAGACTTGACGGAAGATGGTAAGGTTCGAGGCGTCAAGATCCAGCAGGCAGGTGAAGACAAGGTGCTGCCTGCCACCGATGTAATCGTGGCCGCTGGTCCATGGACGGGCAAACTACTCAAGTCGTGGTTCCCATCTGACAAGATGCCGCAATTCCTGCGTTCGGCCTCGATGATTGAAGGAAGTCGCTCGCACAGTGTCTTGGTTCAGGCGGCCAAGAAGCATCAGCTCTCAGCTGATTGCTTCTTCTCAGAGATGCGTTATGGCAGCTCGGCTGGTGCGCCTGAATTTTACATCCGCCCCAAAGGCCGGGCGTACGTATCGGGTGGCTcggacgatgcgcccgTTCCTGAACTGGCAGACGATGTGACCTTCGATCCTAGGCGCACGGCTGAACTTCAGAAGCAGCTGGCTGTCCTGAGTCCTGAGTATCTGGACGTGAACCGCGGTGCTGAGCTTTTGGCGGAACAAGCGTGTTACTTGCCCATCTCACCGCGCACAGCCGCGCCAATTTTGGGCGGCTCGGCTGAGCAGGGCATCTATGTGGCTGCGGGACATGCTGTGTGGGGTATCAGCAACAGTCTGGGCACTGGCAAAGTTATGTCTGAGCTGCTCTTGGACGGAAAGGCGCACTCGGCGAATATTCAGCAATTGCGCCCATGAATCACATAGAAGTGTCTACGAGGAAAAGGCTAAACGACGCGCAAACTCGATAAGGGCACGAACGGGGCGACCGGTCAGCCCCTTGCTCTGGTAGTCGTTGAGCGTGTTGGCTGCGGCCTCCATAGAGCCGGCAATGTCAATGTGCGCGTAACGCACACGGGCGGCTTCGCCTTTGGCACGGTCCTCGAGGCCATGAACGAATTGCTTTAGGAAGATAGCAGCCGTGCATGAGCCAGCAGGACGACCACCTGTGTTGACAAGGTCGGCATTGAGCTTGGAGATCTGGGGCAAATATCTGTCAGTGAGCGGCATACGCCAGCACAGGTCGTGTTCCGCCTCACCGGCCGTCTTGAGTTCCTGCCACAATGACTCGGCTTCCGTGAATACACCCGAGTACACGTCACCTAGAGCCATGACACAGGCTCCGGTCAGGGTGGCTACGTCAATGACCGTGTGCGGAGCATAGACATCTGTCACGTACGACAGCGCGTCTGCAAGCACGAGGCGGCCCTCTGCGTCAGTGTTGTCCACCAGCACAGTCAGACCGT encodes:
- a CDS encoding oxidoreductase produces the protein MPDQSRHVVIVGGGIIGASIAYFMSRRSDCPKVTLLESSKTLAPGASGKAGGFLALDWHGTSTASLAALSFELHRELAEKENGAERWGYRFVETHQLSLDTSRKARHRPKIDWLNPDVFISTSLIGGGGSTAQVTPGPLTEFLCERAQEAGVQIHLQTKATGLDLTEDGKVRGVKIQQAGEDKVLPATDVIVAAGPWTGKLLKSWFPSDKMPQFLRSASMIEGSRSHSVLVQAAKKHQLSADCFFSEMRYGSSAGAPEFYIRPKGRAYVSGGSDDAPVPELADDVTFDPRRTAELQKQLAVLSPEYLDVNRGAELLAEQACYLPISPRTAAPILGGSAEQGIYVAAGHAVWGISNSLGTGKVMSELLLDGKAHSANIQQLRP